A segment of the Pan paniscus chromosome 9, NHGRI_mPanPan1-v2.0_pri, whole genome shotgun sequence genome:
CAGAGACCTTCAGGGCTGATTCAGAGGCTGGGGTGTTGTCAGGGCATTAGGGCGTGTGAGGGAGTGGCTTACGTGAACTGGCATTTCCATGCTGCCAGGCATCACCGCCAATCCAGAGGAAGCGCCCTCCAGGCCCAGGCTGCCCACAGCGCCAAGGGCTGTGGAAgcagccaggccctgtgctgccCCCTGGTGGCACCACAGGAAGGCCCAGGGCTCTCAGCGCCACGGCTGGGGCGGAGAGGGCCCAGGTCCCACCAGAGGCTGATGGCCCACAGAGGCAAGTCAAACCTCATTTAGTCACACCCTCCCCATCCATAGTCTCCTCTTCCCCTGTCTCTGCCTGGCCCACCCAGGCTTAGCTGAAGAACCAGACCCAGTAAGGCTCAGAGATGAGAGCACAACTCCAAATcatcttttattaatataaaaagggCATATTTAGCAAAAGACACACAGATAAAAGAGTCACTATGGCTCAGGACACAAGGCAGGGAGGTGCCAGGCCTGAGCCCCTGCTGGGGTAGAAGGAGGCTCGGGACAAAGTGGGAGAAGTGCTGGGAAGGGCTGAGCGGTAGGGGCCACAGAAAGTTCCGGTGGGCAACACTGTCGGCAGGTCATGGGTGGGACTCATGGGGACCTCGCTGCTAACTCTTGTTGTGGGGGGGTGTCCTTAGTGCTGCCACCTGGAGGGCCACTCCTTGGTTCCTGGAGGGGACCCACCAAGGGACACAGGACAGGAAGCCCAGGATGGTTAGTGCAACTCGGGATGAAGGCCAGGGAGAAGCGGGTGCTCTGCAGTGGCCGGATAGGTCCAGACGCTGAGGCCGAGGCGCTTCCTGTTACGTGCGGGCGTTCCGCTCTGTCTCTGCCAGGCACTCTCTGACTAGCGCCCGGGCATGGATGAtacctgggggtggggtggggtggggtctcAGCAACCCTCCATAGCCCCACCCACTGCCCTCCAGAGGAGGACCCCTGCCTCCCCACTCCCTTTCCACTTTCGGCAAAAGAAATTCAAATCTAATGACGGCTAGATGAAATTAGAGGTTTGGTTAATCCTCAAGGTTGCCCTGTTGAAATACAAATTCCCATGCTCTTCCCTGGAAATGGACTCAATTTCAATTCGATTCAAAACACCTCTCTGGTAGTAATACTGGACATCCTCTAGGCTTGGCTCAGGTGGCCTCCAGATGTCCTTCCTTCCCTAATGAAGGATAGTCCAGTGTCGGTTTCCTGAGCAGGGCGGCCTGGCCTCACTTACCTCTCTTCAGGCGCTCCATGGCGCTCTTGCTGCCAGCATAGGTGGGCCGGATCTCTTTGCCCATCTCCTCTATGACTGACAGCAGGTCCGTGTAGGTGCTCTGGGAGCCCTGGGCGCCGGGTGGCTTCATCGCCTATGTCAAAAGAGAACAGGACAGTGAGCTCAGGCACCTGGCGGGGAGGGGGACTCCAGTCCGCATCCATAAGCAAGGCTTTGGCCCCACTCACCTGCACGTAGCCCATGGAAGGCGGTCCAAAGTCGTTAAACAGCGGTCTAAAAGGAGCGCCGGCTCCTGGCACTGAGCCCGACGGCGACGGGACGCTTCCTGCAGCAACAGGCGCGAGTAAGAGGTCAGCGCGGGGCAGGGACGCCGCCTCCCAGCTTTTCCAAGCCCAGGACCGGGTTCGCCCGATTCCCTCCAAAGGATGCTTCATTCCATGCTGATCAACTTCAGGGACAAATCCCTCCCACTGCGCTCCACCTACAAGCCCTTACGTGACCACGCCCACTTCACAGGccagcaaactgaggctcagcaaggGTAGGCGGCAGGCCCAGTATTGCAGAACTCAGGCCGTCTTCTCTTCGAGACCTCGACCGCCCGGCAGGCGAGCAGGGGTGGAGCTGGATCCTCACCTGTAGGGACCGGGGTGCCCGGCCCAGGGGTGCTGGAGCCAGGGGTGCTGCTGGGAGCAGGGGCGATGGGTTTGTAGGACATCCCCAACTCCTGGGCGCGGCGGACGCCAGCCGGCCGCTCCTCGGGGGTTGGCTGCGGGGCCGCTCAGCCGCGCTCTGATTGGCAAGCGGGCTGCACGCCCCTGGTAAATAGAGGTCTGGCCGGAAGGGCGAGCGGGCACGAATGCTCCCTCACTCCCGATTGGTGCGCGAAGATGTCACTCGAGCCTCCTTATTGGCCGAGACCTGCCCCAGCAGGTCGCAACCGCCGCCGATTGGCCTCCGCCTTCCGGACCTCGCACCTGTCTGCTCCGGATTGGGCGGTGGCCACCGCCCTCCGCAATTGGCGAGTTCGCGGCCCGGGCCGGCGCGCTCTCAATCCGATTAGTCCCCAGGCCCTAGAGGCGGGGCCTCGGGAACCGGGACCCGGGGCTGGGC
Coding sequences within it:
- the CDK2AP2 gene encoding cyclin-dependent kinase 2-associated protein 2 isoform X1, whose protein sequence is MKHPLEGIGRTRSWAWKSWEAASLPRADLLLAPVAAGSVPSPSGSVPGAGAPFRPLFNDFGPPSMGYVQAMKPPGAQGSQSTYTDLLSVIEEMGKEIRPTYAGSKSAMERLKRGIIHARALVRECLAETERNART
- the CDK2AP2 gene encoding cyclin-dependent kinase 2-associated protein 2 isoform X3, whose product is MGYVQAMKPPGAQGSQSTYTDLLSVIEEMGKEIRPTYAGSKSAMERLKRGIIHARALVRECLAETERNART
- the CDK2AP2 gene encoding cyclin-dependent kinase 2-associated protein 2 isoform X2, coding for MSYKPIAPAPSSTPGSSTPGPGTPVPTGSVPSPSGSVPGAGAPFRPLFNDFGPPSMGYVQAMKPPGAQGSQSTYTDLLSVIEEMGKEIRPTYAGSKSAMERLKRGIIHARALVRECLAETERNART